The DNA sequence AGCATATTGCCTACGCCGCCAGTAAGGCGGCACTGGATAATATGAGCCGATCGTTTGCCCGCAAGCTGGCGCCGGAAATTAAGGTCAACGCCATTGCCCCATCGCTGATCATATTTAATGAAGGCGATGACGCAGAGTACCGCAGGCAGGCGCTCGATAAATCGCTGATGAAAATCGCCCCAGGTGAAAAAGAGATTATTGAGCTGATTGAATATCTGTTCAGCAGTCACTACGTGACCGGTCGCTCATTTGCCGTCGATGGCGGCCGCCACCTGCGTTAATGGAAACGACTCCAGCCAATAATCAGCAGCCACGCGCATAAGCTCCAGCACACCACTGCGCCTGCCAGGGCAAACGGCAGGCGCATGATTCCGGTGAAATACCATAGCGAAAGCAAATAGATAAAGTACGGTATGATCGACCACATACCGAAGACGATGGTAGTCCGCAGCGCTTCGATACCCCGTTCGCTGGCAACGATGTAGTGCGCAATCAGCGCGAAGGTGGGAAAGAGCGGAATTAATCCGGCGATATAGTAATTTTTCGTTTTGGACAGCACGCCAATCAGGACAACTACCAGCGCCCCAAGCAGCGCTTTTATCAACAGCCCCATTCCTTTTGCCTTAACATTTGAACAACCAGAGCCCGCAGCATAGCGGAACAGCCGATATTTATAAATGCGTAAAAATGGCAAACTGGCATAGCCGCAACGACAGATTTTCCACACCTCCTGAGACTGCTCTCCCTGCAAGGAGCGCCGGTTAGTTTTTGCTATGAGAATATCCTGCCAGGCCAACGCAACGCGCTGTTTCAGGCCCGGCTAACGGCTCCTCGAACCCTGCTTTTTTTTCACAACCGGAAGAGACGCGCATTGGTTATTTTCCGGTTATACGTATAACTTACGATTTATCGCACTTTTGCACAAAAATCAGTTCAATATATTTACTCTGCAAACAAGAACAGCAAATTTATAAATAAAACCCGCCATGGATATAAGCTATTAATCAGCATTTAAAAAATAGTTTATTTATATTTTATAAAAAATATGACTATTGAATCTGGAGAAATGATACAAATCAATACCTGGATCGTTCTTGAGAATACTGATTATTGATTTAGACACATTATTGCCTTTTTTAATTATTTTTATATTATTTCCCTGAGTAGCACAAAAATAAAAAGGCATAGAACTTTCTTAGGAAAAAAGTACAATAAGGCGTTATTTTTTGATTGAAATCAATATAAAACCGATTTCATCCGAAAGCATACTTTGCCAGTAATTAAATGCATGCCAGTGAATATGATCGTAATTATCTGATTTCGCGATCTTTCGATCTAAACCAATTGTTAATTTCAGTGTTTTATTCTGTTAATTAATGCCAATGCAGTTCATTAGTTCATTGCCAGTGTGTTTTTCGAATCATTAACTTGTTGCTATTATCATTAGCAGTGTTAGGTACTCATACCTTCGTAAGCATCGATATTATTCTGTATAAGAAAAAGCTAAAGGAAATTTAATGTTCAAGCCTGCCTTCCCCTCACCCTCAAATCATCCGAACCTGGTCGAAAAATATTTATCAGTTGTCGCATGTGCATAAATTTATGGAGAGCATCAAGCATGGAGTGGAATATCGAAAATAGTCTTGTATGTCCTGTAACAGGAACCGGATTTTCCGTTGCGTCTAGTGCGAGAAATCTGAAATTAATCATCTGGTATAATGGTGATTATTTTTTGAACATCGGCTCGGTTATTAACATCTCACAACGTGAAACTCTGCTTAACGGTGA is a window from the Klebsiella oxytoca genome containing:
- a CDS encoding GlpM family protein → MGLLIKALLGALVVVLIGVLSKTKNYYIAGLIPLFPTFALIAHYIVASERGIEALRTTIVFGMWSIIPYFIYLLSLWYFTGIMRLPFALAGAVVCWSLCAWLLIIGWSRFH